In Mangifera indica cultivar Alphonso chromosome 14, CATAS_Mindica_2.1, whole genome shotgun sequence, the DNA window acataaaAAAGGAATTCTATAAAGTCCTCAAAAACCAAAATTGCCTATCCATATGGCATCAACAAAATGCAGATATATGATAAGTTTATCCTCATAATCACCCAACATGATCAAATCTCTAAATTTCATTCAACTCCACAAAACTTAGACATAACTAAAACACACCCTTGGATGGAAAATatcattatgaaaaaaaaaaaattcaaagggtTTACAATCTATACACAGTCCAACCAATGTACCAAAACCAGAATTTTCATCAGATCATAAAAAtgtaaccaaataaaaaaaaaaaaaaaaagggatccAGAAAAGATAGAAAATTTACCACATACGGTTCAATAGAATCGAATCCAAGAACAACATCAGCAAAATttccttcaaaaaaaaaaatcatcaatcagcaaaaaataagaagaagaagtggcagaatacaaagaaaatagatgaataaataaataccCTGTTTGTCAGGTACAGAGAGGGACAAGATTGTGGCGCCAAAATTGGAGATTTTGACATGCATGGATCCATTGTTGAGTTCAAAGACCTCTGGTTTCTCACTCTGGGCGGCCATAGTAGTTTTGAGTTCTAGTGTTTTGAAAGTGATAAGAATTCAGTgagcaattaattaattaatttatagagtaaaaatactattttccaCCTGATTACATCGGAAGCAATGAGAAACTAATTCACCCCAAAGTTTCACCAATTCTCATTTTACCCTTGCAAGTGGTCTATACTATCgagaatcaaatcaattttgacTTCAAAATCAGTCGTGAAAGGTGCAATTTTGTCTAATCCAAGCAAATTACCCTTTTTCGGTGTAGTGCAACTATAATCTAGTGTGATATAACGATAAGAATTACAACTAACAGACTATCTCTCTCTACATCGTAACCATCCAATGTAACTCTAATATCAAAATAGTTAGAATTGCATTCACAAATTATGATCCAACAAAATTGTACTTATAGGTGTGATTTCACTAGTTACACTTCATTAAGTGCAATTCAAAAAGAATAATACATTGTGagtatactaataataaatattaatttatgtatcaataatgatatataattgtattattaattattttaaattaaatataaaatacaattcaattacataataacattaataatacaCAAATTCGTATTCgcattatatacatatatatatattgtttactcTTTTAAGCTTGTAGTGTCAATAACGTAATTTTAAGAATTAGAATCAGGAACAAATATTAGATGGTGGGTAATGATTAAGGTTTAGAATGGAATGTAAGATATTGGATTTGAtagtaattaaattaggattaaaTTGAATCTTAGATATTGGATAATATTGCGTTAGCTTTATAATAGGAAATTGGAGATTTTGATAAAGTTTGATTCATGGTAAGACTAGGATATTAGAAGAGAGCGGAAAAGAGTGGAAAAGTGTGAGGATTCCGACTCATGAGAAATTAGGATTCTTATTATTTGGATTATGCTTCTTACTACCCATCCATCACTCAAAAATAGAGAGTTATAATTACACATCTATAATGGAGTGGAAGAAACCAATACAATTTAACCCTAGCCAATTTCATTATCGATTCCATGGTGCATGTGTAAGCTTCTAGTTATTATATAtctacttattttaaatataaaattatctgaagaaaaaataacaaattacttCATTTCCATTGAGTGAGAGGTAAAAATAACACTATATGCATATACAAtcacatgttattatataattaaatattattttatctcgtattcaatattatttaatcacatgataatatgttattatttatgtacaaaattatacttattatttgtgcatataattCTATTGATATTAATCTTAGTCAATTGAAGGCTTTCAACATAACATAGCTAAAGTTGATTCAGATTAAATCTGAACAAAACTCAATTCGAAATTGATGAAGTAAGactattcaatttgaaaaaaaattaactttaaattcaatctaaactgatttgaatttgacttgttCAATCTAAGTTTGATAGCTTGGATCAATACCAACCCTATCTCTAATgtttatctttcattttcttgacATAAAGCTCCAAAATTGACTGTTTTCATTCCATTAATAAATTAGGAGAAATACTGATACAACATTTGTACTgacatgaataaaaattattcttcaCTAAATCACCCCTCATTATTCAGATAAATGTTTGCAAAACAATACATGGAGTGCCCAAGTAATTGATGAACAAACCTGTGATTCAGTTGAGAAAAGTTATCATGCTTTTCCAGCTGAACCGAAAAGACGCATCTTCTCTGCAACAACGGCTTTCATGGCATCTTTCGCAGCTGCCATGACATGGACCAGATCCTTCTTCGGGCTCTTCAGTGACTCCATATAAGCCGTGCGTACCTCGGTGTTCACGTTGAATTTCGTCACGCCTCTCTCTATACATCCCTGTTTGAAGCAAACAAATTTTGCataaatgtttagtttttattattaatgttatccTTTTCGGTTATGAGTAATCTTCAGATGAAAAGAATTACCTTGATAAGTTCCACCGGCAAACCAGAGGCTCCATGGAGCACCAAATAGACACCTTTCTTTGAGCTCAAGGAGTGCAAATGCTAAACATGGAAGAAAAGAGGGAATATGAGCaaacaaattaagaataataaagcTAGGgttgaaaatgatgatattattgtaaTAGACCAATACCGATATGAACACGAGTCCTAATGCTAACGTGTCATCAAGTTATcgggtgttattttatttttattcaaaatcactcaaacaTAAATTAACATGTCAATGTTTATACATGTATTCATTGTTCATGCATAAAGTATCACCGTAATTGAGAATACAAAACCAAAATGAAGTAAGTTAGTCAAACAATAAGATGTTCCAAATTATTGTCTCATGTCAGCAAGGGAAAGTCACACTCTGCTGTCAAAAatgttttgtcaaattttaaatacaataagTTATAACTGTTGTACTCATTCTTTCCTTAAAGAGTAATTACTATGCACGAACAAtggatataaatataaatataaatgttaacgtgttattttatgattaggtgattgtgaattaaaaataaagtaacacctatcacatgataacacattaatATGTGCACCCATTTTTGCACTCTTATGAAAATGTTGTcagcaacaaaaatataaaacaagttTGATGGGTGAAAACTGTTTAACTACCAAGATGAAAAGCATGAAGAGTTCAAACTTAATTGGCATAGTGTAGGCGTCTTTCTCATTAGTGTTTAAAGTGTTAACATCAACATGTATTAATCTCAGACTCAACAAAAAAAGCTGAAATAGAAAAATCTATGAGATTTATACTTCACCTTCAGCAAATCGAGTCTCAGATCTGGGCCAGTTGAAGGGTACTTTCCATGGACATTTCCAATACACACAGCTAAAGCATCTATACCAGTCTCATCAATGAACTCTTCAGCCtgaaatttaatatacaaaGATTATGACTATATTGACAATGTAAAGtgtgaggaatgttgtttttttaattacatgGCATCAGACCTGATTAACATCTGTCAGCTTTGCTTCATAATCTTCAACAGTTAAATCATCCTCTGTTCCTGACAATCTTCCTAGTTCGGCTTCTACCAACAGATCTTTTGAATGGGCTAAGCAAGATATGAACTTTGTAAACGAGATATTTTCCTTGAAGGGAAGATGTGAGCCATCAGCCATGACTGAATCAAAGCCCTGACATTGTTTGGATTCATTAAAGCAATTTCAGAGAAACTGTTACCAATGAAATAGTGGAAAGTCGCAAAAACTTATCCATTTTGTAACGACAAGATGGACTAATAATAGGACATTGACAGAAATTATGCTTAACTCACCAACTCAAGAGCTTCCATCAACTCTTGCTTTGAATTTCCATGATCGAAGTGAACAGTTATGGGCACCTGTCATACGTGGATATGCATAATAACTTCTGTAGTTAATATTTTAAGaagtatgaaaaaaattcattcacaGACATTCATCATAAAATGCTGCTCctacatattcatataatgatacactATTTTCAGAGTCGGCcatttgtttcttttatctGTTTGAGTCTGCAACACCCAAAACTAGGGCTTGTAAACAAGCCAAGTTCAAGCTCAAGTCCTCACTTTCattctcaaactcaaactagcaACACCCAAACTCTGtaaattcaagctcaaactcaagcccCACCTTACTCCATTGAACCAGGCACAAACCAAATAATAATCAGTTTGGCTCATTGGCACCACTACCCAAAACAAACAAAGAAGACCATAGAtgtcatgaaaaagaaaaaccactGATAAAACTTTCCACAAAGgtcaaaacataaataagtTGGACATAATCAATGCAAGTAGTAAAGGGCTTTGTGCCAATAACCCCCGAAGTATGATTACTTTCATagttcttttctatttttttaggttttcgATATAACATGAGAAGAACGTTAACAAATATCAGTAAAGCTATTAGGCAGTCAATAAACCATACTTTCGCTTTATAAATGCCTTATAGGATTCATCATCCCTCTATTTTAGTCCTAATACAactttattttacataaatatagaaaatatcacTTACGCTGGCCCTTTCAGCCGCAGAAATACAGCAAGCAACCAAAGGAATTCCTCCTTTTAAGGCACTAGGATGAATCTGGAAGaagaaaatacataatttagaaaatttgcTGACatgaaaattaaaggaaaaaattgacATCGAGATGGGATAGAGACTGATTCAAAAATTATGGAAATGCATAATACTAAATGCCAAGTACCAAATCTTGGACAATGTCCAAAATGTTTTTTGAATTGTAGACTGATTCTAACCTGTAAAATGGCCGGGCTACGCTCTTCCTCAGCCGCAGCAACAACTGCCTCCACTCCTTCCATGTTATAAACGTTGAATGCTCCAACAGCATATTTACCCGTTTCTGCAttctttttatagaaaaatattgtcATTATTAGTGGATGAAACTAACCATAAAGATCTCATAATTGATCCTTACAAGAAGGAGCTCCTTTGTTGATGAAAGTCTAGCTGGTCGAGCCCAAGATTTCACCACTTGTGCAAGTGCATTATTGTTGCCAACATTACCTAAAGCAAATTTCAGAagttttaagattaaaataccTAATTTTAACAGATTgcagaaacaaataaaatttcaatataccaGGGAAAACTATGTATGGAACTCCTGGATGTCTACTTTCAGGACCTAGCTGCCATAAGGGAACACCAGCTAGAGCTTGCCCAACTACTTTGGCACGTTTTGCCTCTAGAGCTTTTGTGGCAGTGTCTGATGACGTAATTCCTCCctaaagaggaaaagaaaaaaaaaccatttaaaaattataaacaatcaTAAAATCTGGCACTTtcctaaacaaaatttaaaatcaacaaaatggaTACTCCcaatgaaaattcaaacaaaccaTTACAATCTTCAGATATTAATCTATCATTACATGCAAGTTCAATTTTTCCAAGTGGCTACTGTAGTCAGAATCTAGGGGCTGTAACCTAGGGTCAGTTTCTATAAATCCTTTAAAAGTTATTCTCTGTTAACAGTCATTAGGCAAAACACAAATTACGTATAGCATTACCATACATATTAGAAGATATTAAAAAGGGAAAGAGGAATGATATGGAATTCAAGAAGTCAGTGTCACGGATTAAAAAAGTCTCGGATGGTTGTCTTGGATTGAAGGGTCTTGTTGATGAGATGATTAAATACCATATAAATCTGtatatcacttatttttatAGATACCCCGTTGATGTCGTTCTTTTATTAATTGAGTCGACATTTGGTCCACCTCTTCTTGTACCATAATATAAATTCCGAACATATACAAATGAAGTAAAAGGAGCATACAGCAGCTGTGGGTGCAATTGTAACAACAGACCACCCAATGTGAAGTATTGATATACCTTAGCAAGAATGTAACGAGGCCTTGTAGTTATACGCCTAACTATTTCCACCAGTGCAGAGCTCACCTTGAAATTGATTTCCAAACTCTCAGTAGGAGCTGCCAGAAAGATTCAAATGTCATtacaagaacaagaacaaaagTAATATTTCCCTCCCTGAAGAAAAACCCATACTATCATCTGCATCTTTTCTCATAGTGAAAACACACTGCATCAAGTTTCAACATTTAAATATAAGCCTATATGTAAAACTTTTCAGCAATTTTCTTACAggaaaaaatcatatatatatttttgcatATGTTCACACAGCccatctaataaaaattaaaagcaaaaacaTATTAAGGCAGAGGAAACTAACTTTTTCCGGTGATGAGTTCTCGGCTTGTCATTACAAGAGTATCTTTCTGACACCGAAGGAGTACATCTACCATCTCAACTGTCCTACTTATTTCCTCCTCTCTTTCTTCTAATGATTTCATTGCAACTTTATCAACAGATACCTATTCATCAGAAAGAATGACAATGAAGATTCTTTATGCCAATAATGCTCGAGGTTCAAAGACAGGTACTACTCTTACTGGGTGACTACAATCTCTGATGTTCTTTtactaataaaactaaaattgtgcCTAAAAGAGCACACAGAAACTGTGTTGGCTCACCTCGATGCTTCTTATGATATCTCCACACTGTGATTTAAGCTCTTCAACCTGTGGAATTAGAGAAATGTCATGTAAGACAATACAGAAAAACCAACATTGCAGGGAATTTCAGACAGAAAGTCAAcctgttttgttgtttttggtACATATGATCCCACAACTATGAGGCCACCATTTATTTCTCTGTTAATTCCCAAATCCTTTGGCACAATAGGAGCTATCGGGATAATTCCAATCCTAGCGGAAACAAAGCTAGCAGCAGTACGGCATATGAAAGATTTTCCCTTTAATTCTGCCTGTCAATTGAACATAGCTTAGAAAAGAACTTCCCAATGCTTTCAGCAATCCATGCCAAAgaataaaagggtaaaacaaTGTAAGAACAACTAAACATCATGCCTGGGTCATTCCAGCAGCAAAGACAGCCATGTCTCTCTCGCTAGCAGCATTAATTATGCACGTGGAACCCTGCTTCACCCAATAAATGAGAGGCATGGTGAATGATACTGTCCAATTTAATAGAGTTTCATAAGATTtctcataattttgtaaaggAACCTTCATTAATTGACACTTGAAGAGTATGAAATGCATTTACTTGTAtgcatataataaataaaaatacaatagtAGATCCATACATTAATTTTCCTTAATAGAGTTTATCAGATTCATATTAGAAAAACATCAAACACCTTTTGCAGACTGCAAAGATGTTCACAAACTGCATCTGGTCCTCCTTTCCTCAGAAGTTGGATAGAAATAGAAGCAACACTGCTGGCTGGAATCCGTCCTGCTGTTTTCTCTTCTACCCactaaattaagaaaaagaaaattataacagCACAACTCAAACTCTGATACATGTTCAAGAATAGACAGAACCGTTATCACTTAAATAGCGAATATAATTATCTAGACCTCTCGAAGGTTTGACGACTTATAGCCAAACGCAGCATCCTTCGCAAACTCTGTGTCTCCAGCCGGTACAAGCCTACAAATATCGTTATCCACAACTGTGTTAACATCGGCAGAAGCAATCTCTAGCTTTTCTAGTGGTATGTGCACTGCACAAGGGAAGGCATGACAAAAGACATACCGATCACCGTCTGCAACATAATGTATATCTTCAATAGTATAACGACCTCCTTGAAGGAAAAAAGGGCAAATTATTGATGCATCCATTTCACCCAATACTGAAACAGCAGCATCTATCTCCTATTAAAAATCAGGCAGCATCATGTCATTACGaagttaaaagtttaagttCCTGCACTGTTGACAGTACAATAATGAATTCATAAACATTTCTGTCCTTGCCTCTGGAAAATGACCACGTAATGTTGAATCGCCTCTCAAAACTACTGTGTACTTAGTATTTTCAACCAAATTAGCTGCTGTACAAAGGTTTCTGCAGATATCTTTAGTCAATTCACTGGCCTGTGAAAAACCAATCCTCTAATCAGAAATTCAAGTCTTAAAAAATGCGTACAGAGAATATCACTGATTGAAAGAAATTTCAACCCAAGAAACCAATgtatattgataaaaatacgaatcaagaattaaataatatcaacacCTTGAAGAAGAAATTACCTTTTCAGAGTTCAGTGCCCTGGAGTTGGTCAAAATGAAGAAGCACAAAGGTTTCTTTGAAAACTGCTCAACAAGTGACTCAACACTCCTGCAGAGAAGAGCCCACAATTTGGAGACATGAAGAATGCTTTAAGAAAAGTTCCATTTGTTGAAGTACAATGATATTTTGTACCTAGTTTCTAATTACAGAatagaaataaatcaaaaatctaaaatgttATGATTTCCcctcaaagattaaaaaaaaatatatcaatctgGGTttcacaataataaaataaataaattctgaTCCCTCATATGTGACAATGTCTAGATAACAATTGGAAAAGGAAATATATAATCGTACAGAAATAATCAATCCCACCATTCTGTTAATACTTCAATATCATGAACAGTCTGGGTCCCAGTTGGATCATCATCTAGAACAACAAGAGTCTTTGAAATGTTCTGAATCAGTCCCTTTATATCA includes these proteins:
- the LOC123196112 gene encoding uncharacterized protein LOC123196112 isoform X1 → MASQGSVGFVGLDELSLDMAASLLRSGFNTQAFEIREPLINDFLKLGGTRCASPREAGKDVAALVVLISHADQIDALIFGHEGALKGLHKGSVLILRSTMLPSHFQKLEKNLSENGETAYLVDAYVSRGMSEVLKGKVMITSSGRSNAIARARPFLSAMCEKLYVFEGELGAGSKSKMVNELLEGIHLIASVEAIALGAKVGIHPLILYDIISNAAGNSWIFKNHIPQLLRGDVKFHFLNPYIQNLGIILDMAKTLTFPLPLLAVACQQLLHGSHVHGDDGSTPLVKVWEKVMGVNITDAVNQEAYDPEQLAQQIIAKSNNVKRVGFIGLGAMGFGMATHLLKFFSVVGYDVYKPTLTRFQNAGGLIANSPDEVSREIDVLVVMVTNESQANSVLYGDRGAVPALPSGASIILSSTVSLEFVSQLERRLQLEGKNLKLVDAPVSGGVKRASMGELTIMAAGTDEALTSVGSVLSALSEKLYIIRGGCGAGSGVKMVNQLLAGVHIASAAEAMAFGARLGLNTRVLFDIISNSGGTSWMFENRGPHMLDNDYTPYSALDIFVKDLGIVTQESSAKKVPLLISTIAHQLFLAGSAAGWGRQDDAGVVKVYETLTGVRVEGKLPMVKKEVVLQSLPSVWPVDPIDDIKGLIQNISKTLVVLDDDPTGTQTVHDIEVLTEWSVESLVEQFSKKPLCFFILTNSRALNSEKASELTKDICRNLCTAANLVENTKYTVVLRGDSTLRGHFPEEIDAAVSVLGEMDASIICPFFLQGGRYTIEDIHYVADGDRLVPAGDTEFAKDAAFGYKSSNLREWVEEKTAGRIPASSVASISIQLLRKGGPDAVCEHLCSLQKGSTCIINAASERDMAVFAAGMTQAELKGKSFICRTAASFVSARIGIIPIAPIVPKDLGINREINGGLIVVGSYVPKTTKQVEELKSQCGDIIRSIEVSVDKVAMKSLEEREEEISRTVEMVDVLLRCQKDTLVMTSRELITGKTPTESLEINFKVSSALVEIVRRITTRPRYILAKGGITSSDTATKALEAKRAKVVGQALAGVPLWQLGPESRHPGVPYIVFPGNVGNNNALAQVVKSWARPARLSSTKELLLNAETGKYAVGAFNVYNMEGVEAVVAAAEEERSPAILQIHPSALKGGIPLVACCISAAERASVPITVHFDHGNSKQELMEALELGFDSVMADGSHLPFKENISFTKFISCLAHSKDLLVEAELGRLSGTEDDLTVEDYEAKLTDVNQAEEFIDETGIDALAVCIGNVHGKYPSTGPDLRLDLLKHLHSLSSKKGVYLVLHGASGLPVELIKGCIERGVTKFNVNTEVRTAYMESLKSPKKDLVHVMAAAKDAMKAVVAEKMRLFGSAGKA
- the LOC123196112 gene encoding uncharacterized protein LOC123196112 isoform X2, translated to MLPSHFQKLEKNLSENGETAYLVDAYVSRGMSEVLKGKVMITSSGRSNAIARARPFLSAMCEKLYVFEGELGAGSKSKMVNELLEGIHLIASVEAIALGAKVGIHPLILYDIISNAAGNSWIFKNHIPQLLRGDVKFHFLNPYIQNLGIILDMAKTLTFPLPLLAVACQQLLHGSHVHGDDGSTPLVKVWEKVMGVNITDAVNQEAYDPEQLAQQIIAKSNNVKRVGFIGLGAMGFGMATHLLKFFSVVGYDVYKPTLTRFQNAGGLIANSPDEVSREIDVLVVMVTNESQANSVLYGDRGAVPALPSGASIILSSTVSLEFVSQLERRLQLEGKNLKLVDAPVSGGVKRASMGELTIMAAGTDEALTSVGSVLSALSEKLYIIRGGCGAGSGVKMVNQLLAGVHIASAAEAMAFGARLGLNTRVLFDIISNSGGTSWMFENRGPHMLDNDYTPYSALDIFVKDLGIVTQESSAKKVPLLISTIAHQLFLAGSAAGWGRQDDAGVVKVYETLTGVRVEGKLPMVKKEVVLQSLPSVWPVDPIDDIKGLIQNISKTLVVLDDDPTGTQTVHDIEVLTEWSVESLVEQFSKKPLCFFILTNSRALNSEKASELTKDICRNLCTAANLVENTKYTVVLRGDSTLRGHFPEEIDAAVSVLGEMDASIICPFFLQGGRYTIEDIHYVADGDRLVPAGDTEFAKDAAFGYKSSNLREWVEEKTAGRIPASSVASISIQLLRKGGPDAVCEHLCSLQKGSTCIINAASERDMAVFAAGMTQAELKGKSFICRTAASFVSARIGIIPIAPIVPKDLGINREINGGLIVVGSYVPKTTKQVEELKSQCGDIIRSIEVSVDKVAMKSLEEREEEISRTVEMVDVLLRCQKDTLVMTSRELITGKTPTESLEINFKVSSALVEIVRRITTRPRYILAKGGITSSDTATKALEAKRAKVVGQALAGVPLWQLGPESRHPGVPYIVFPGNVGNNNALAQVVKSWARPARLSSTKELLLNAETGKYAVGAFNVYNMEGVEAVVAAAEEERSPAILQIHPSALKGGIPLVACCISAAERASVPITVHFDHGNSKQELMEALELGFDSVMADGSHLPFKENISFTKFISCLAHSKDLLVEAELGRLSGTEDDLTVEDYEAKLTDVNQAEEFIDETGIDALAVCIGNVHGKYPSTGPDLRLDLLKHLHSLSSKKGVYLVLHGASGLPVELIKGCIERGVTKFNVNTEVRTAYMESLKSPKKDLVHVMAAAKDAMKAVVAEKMRLFGSAGKA